Proteins encoded within one genomic window of Vairimorpha necatrix chromosome 3, complete sequence:
- a CDS encoding alpha-actinin-like protein 1 (AIN1): MVEIKETHWETIQAKTFTKWYNDKLKKGGFPLIQDIYKDLHDGVSLGNLLKCIVSSDISYNKKPFTRIQKVENLEILLRFIKKQGLSLINIGPEDIVDCNKKLILGLVWTLISKLSISELGIGDLSMKEELLRWCREATKDYKNVNIIDLSRSWQDGLGFNALIHKFRPDLVPNYEELRKEDIYNNLEQAFDIAERKLQIPKLLDVEDVADVVRPDEKIMITYLSEYYKKFYQSEKDKISKNVLNSLLNKIEWSLQSRNFYEIKARSFLNKQKIYQEKKKELDEEILKISSLQNELQNINSTLSKDYLNLQSTLEEINLLHNFYNIKEYSPPSEISIDKINFKYEDLKLNLINKFKIETLENEEEKINEEIKQMKIILLHQENINKRFNIVNDKVNSNNNFINEDLKNDYKNLQEVLVQFAEFLNFLNNENLIKENTLNKAIRIFDNSGKEMSLKDFKNLVSKLGIYIDENFINKEVLNREEFIDTVKYLLIKSYDSVIIQKAFEALKDETELNEKDHKNLLCYNGKNTSISLTKLVNEFLK, translated from the coding sequence ATGGTCGAAATCAAAGAAACTCATTGGGAGACCATCCAAGCGAAAACATTTACTAAATGGTACAATGACAAATTAAAGAAAGGAGGATTTCCTCTTATACAAGACATCTATAAAGATTTACATGACGGCGTATCTCTtggaaatttattaaaatgcATTGTTTCTTCTGACATTTCTTACAATAAAAAGCCTTTTACAAGAATTCAGAAAgtagaaaatttagaaattcttctaagatttattaagaaaCAAGGACTTAgtcttataaatattggACCTGAAGATATTGTAGATTGTAATAAGAAACTTATTCTTGGATTAGTATGGActttaatttctaaattatcAATTTCAGAATTGGGTATAGGAGATTTGAGTATGAAAGAAGAACTTTTAAGATGGTGTAGAGAAGCTAcaaaagattataaaaatgtaaatataattgattTATCAAGAAGTTGGCAAGATGGTTTAGGATTTAATGCTTTAATTCATAAATTTAGACCAGATTTAGTACCAAATTATGAAGAATTAAGAAAagaagatatttataataatttagaaCAAGCTTTTGATATTGCAGAAAGGAAACTTCAAATACCAAAATTACTTGATGTTGAAGATGTAGCAGATGTTGTAAGACCAGATGAGAAAATAATGATAACTTATTTATCAGAATATTATAAGAAGTTTTATCAATCagaaaaagataaaatttctaaaaatgtACTAAACAGtttattaaacaaaattgaGTGGTCATTACAAAGTAGAAATTTCTATGAAATTAAAGCTagaagttttttaaataaacagAAGATTTATCAagagaagaaaaaagaattagatGAAGAAATCTTAAAGATTTCTTCATTACAAAATGAATTACAGAATATTAATAGTACTTTATCAaaagattatttaaatttacagAGTActttagaagaaattaatttgttacataatttttacaatattaagGAATATTCACCCCCTTCAGAAATCTCAATTGATaagattaattttaaatatgaagatttaaaattaaatttaattaataaatttaagattGAGACATTAGAAAacgaagaagaaaaaataaatgaagaaattaaacaaatgaagattattttattacatcaagaaaatataaataagagATTTAATATTGTCAATGACAAAGTAAattcaaataataattttattaatgaagatttgaaaaatgattataaaaatttacaagaaGTTTTAGTTCAATTTGccgaatttttaaatttcttgaATAATgagaatttaataaaagagaACACGCTTAATAAAGCGATTAGgatttttgataattcaGGAAAAGAAATGTCACTTAAAGATTTTAAGAATTTAGTATCTAAATTGGgaatttatattgatgagaattttataaataaggAAGTATTAAATAGAGAAGAATTTATTGATACAgtgaaatatttattaataaagtCTTATGATTCTGTAATAATTCAGAAGGCTTTTGAGGCATTAAAAGATGAGACAGAATTAAATGAGAAAGATCATAAGAATTTATTGTGTTATAATGGAAAAAATACGAGTATAAGTTTGACTAAATTAGTAAAtgaatttcttaaataa
- a CDS encoding transcription initiation factor TFIID subunit 4 (TAF4) — MNKETFDMLADYKKRKIEDAYYAASNKQISPTDFFNICKDILNPEEYANLFPRNTEIKTEHIDDILQYSGVDLKEENEKIMEYNLSYANDDSEDPEGQLHSLLNVKLFKEYVQRLAKNRKLLVSEDVYSLLFLILKRKLIEFTDKMDEMSKIRVDYSLLNKNLQIKNDLARQLWCLEQIEKSELEKLNLKQNEDKKTKKKNIQEREDLVVKKKLSNTVAMQALGVQQKSWMSGEEVAMNRNITKFKSIYSPYDDKNIEKKVQGRNINMKDFLCVLEKDKRYNKSVFTIQHYFK, encoded by the coding sequence ATGAACAAGGAGACATTTGATATGCTGGCTGATTACAAAAAGAGGAAGATTGAAGATGCTTATTATGCTGCCAGTAATAAGCAAATTAGTCCCactgatttttttaatatttgtaaagaCATTCTCAATCCCGAAGAATATGCCAATTTATTCCCTAGAAATACTGAAATTAAGACTGAGCATATTGACGATATTCTCCAGTATTCTGGTGTAGATcttaaagaagaaaatgaGAAGATCATGGAATACAATCTTTCTTATGCCAATGATGACTCAGAGGATCCTGAGGGTCAATTACATTCTCTTTTAAatgttaaattatttaaagaatatgtCCAGAGACTAGCCAAGAATAGGAAATTATTAGTCAGTGAAGATGTTTACAGTTTACTCTTTCTGATATTAAAGAGGAAGCTGATTGAGTTTACTGATAAGATGGACGAGATGAGTAAAATACGAGTAGATTACAGTTTGTTAAACAagaatttacaaattaaaaatgatttggCTAGACAACTTTGGTGCCTTGAGCAAATTGAGAAGAGCGAGTTAGAGAAGTTAAATCTGAAGCAAAATGAAGATAAAAAGACgaaaaagaagaatatTCAAGAGAGAGAAGATTTGGTAGTAAAGAAGAAACTGAGCAATACTGTGGCTATGCAGGCACTTGGTGTCCAGCAGAAGAGTTGGATGAGCGGGGAAGAAGTGGCCATGAATAGAAATATAACGAAGTTTAAGTCGATTTATTCGCCTTatgatgataaaaatattgagaaGAAAGTTCAAGGgagaaatataaacatgAAAGATTTCTTATGTGTATTAGAGAAAGATAAAAGATATAACAAATCTGTATTTACAATACAACattatttcaaataa
- a CDS encoding DNA-directed RNA polymerase III subunit RPC3 codes for MISELYKDYGTVCYTICTYLSHKNNSTISQIHQGNNQINLSLIYQGLSLLIQRNIVSYYKLDSTYYYKFLGNRRLFFNLYLSYIKNKYDLTNYKFFFTILLSGTYKLNNTNIEIYKDDFIINLSSINNIKRTKTNLFTVNYEKLDKSLLDLYIIKLVNTRYSKSMSEIYKSVCKCQIITIKEVLNNLESSSILIKDGISYINEINNIEEYLKYLINFQVIKKDIENDKYVQGDSKLLLRNEEMSKLFVEEYRIFNLFKDLKILKDSDVSKFCLMKNFKEKMFKLMKFKIIFTEGGDTWKFNEKFHFKMVQTLDLEIEKRLKKVNQLYSEGSVIENEEFMVYVCEITHLSYLYFIFN; via the coding sequence ATGATATCagaattatataaagattACGGCACAGTTTGTTACACAATATGCACATACTTGTcccataaaaataatagtaCCATATCCCAAATCCACCAAGGaaataatcaaataaaCTTATCTTTGATTTATCAAGGGTTGTCTCTTCTCATACAAAGAAATATTGTTTCTTATTATAAACTTGATTCTACTTATTATTACAAGTTTCTTGGAAATAGaagattatttttcaatttgtatctttcttatattaaaaataagtatgATTTGACTAATTATAAGTTTTTCTTTACTATTCTGCTTTCCGGTACTTATAAACttaataatacaaatattgaaatttataaagatgattttataattaatttatcatctataaataatattaaaaggaCTAAGACGAATTTGTTTACTGTTAATTATGAGAAATTAGACAAGTCTTTACTAGATTTGTACATTATCAAGTTAGTAAATACTAGATATTCCAAGTCTATGTCAGAAATCTATAAATCTGTTTGTAAGTGTCAGATAATAACAATTAAAGAAGTATTAAACAATTTAGAAAGTAGTTCTATTCTAATTAAAGATGGAATCTCGTATATTAATGagataaataatattgaagaatatttaaaatatttaataaattttcaagttataaaaaaagatatagaAAATGACAAATATGTACAAGGAGAtagtaaattattattgagAAACGAAGAAATGTCCAAGTTATTCGTAGAAGAATATAgaattttcaatttatttaaagatttgaaaatattaaaagacaGTGACGTGTCAAAATTTTGCctaatgaaaaattttaaagaaaaaatgtttaaattgatgaaatttaaaataatttttacagAAGGCGGGGATACGTGGAAATTTAATGagaaatttcattttaaaatggtACAAACTTTGGATTtagaaatagaaaaaagaTTAAAGAAAGTTAATCAGTTATATTCTGAAGGAAGTGTAATTGAAAATGAGGAATTTATGGTTTATGTGTGTGAAATTACAcatttatcatatttatatttcatatttaattaa
- a CDS encoding MYG1 exonuclease yields the protein MKLVTHNERFHYDEILATAILLMIYPSSQIIRTRDKKEIGTGDIVYDVGGVYDPSTNRYDHHQHSFSETFSKKYKYKLSSSGLIYKHFHEKFFNCFGIDSKDALYNDFVVKIYEDFFLGADCIDNGVDIYGDIKPRTIYEMVDLFNNYENLTSEKQYKQFLVALDFVSKDLEMYIRNQIDSWWNKFKKLEVLIEKVDDSIFVSDEYYTCDLILDVEKKCGKDIKFLIYPSEGKYKIRAINISKGKYEIKMPLRQDWRGKSSEELAKICPGGIFVHKSGFIGINETLEGAINMCKETIKSH from the coding sequence ATGAAACTTGTCACACACAATGAAAGATTCCATTATGATGAGATTCTAGCCACTGCAATTTTACTTATGATTTATCCATCTTCTCAAATTATCAGAACCAGAGACAAGAAGGAAATAGGTACTGGCGATATTGTTTATGATGTTGGAGGTGTATACGATCCATCTACAAATAGATATGATCACCATCAACATTCTTTTTCTGAGacattttcaaaaaaatataagtatAAATTGAGTAGTTCCGGGcttatttataaacattttcatgaaaaattttttaattgtttcgGAATTGATTCTAAAGATGCACTTTACAACGATTTTGttgttaaaatttatgaagaCTTCTTTCTTGGCGCAGATTGTATTGACAATGGTGTAGATATTTATGGAGATATAAAACCAAGGACAATTTACGAGATGgtagatttatttaataattatgaGAATTTAACATCAGAAAAACAATACAAACAATTTCTTGTTGCTCTTGATTTCGTGTCTAAAGATTTGGAGATGTACATCAGAAATCAAATTGATTCATGGTggaataaatttaagaagTTGGAAGTATTGATTGAGAAAGTAGATGATTCTATTTTTGTATCTGATGAATATTATACCTGTGATTTGATACTTGATGTAGAAAAGAAATGTGGTAAggatattaaatttttgatatatcCATCTGAAggtaaatataaaatcagagctataaatataagtaaagggaaatatgaaattaaaatgcCATTGAGACAAGACTGGAGAGGAAAGAGTTCTGAAGAATTGGCTAAGATATGCCCAGGGGGAATATTTGTCCATAAAAGTGGATTTATAGGAATAAATGAAACTTTGGAAGGCGCTATAAATATGTGTAAGGAGACAATCAAGAGccattaa
- a CDS encoding spastin-like protein, which produces MEVENFKEIENQKIVYLVNKEPKRTLLDTIRTVFGIAFAIVNLVSFVLALCFLPKILNFFANGPSNEQGEAEFFSYHTAKDFSDIQYYGRADMFTSIISDMMESINLSTSKNPKELIGLSDTCRNFLLYGPSGTGKTHFIKRLVYLLNEKLKKKYKENKDIVRAYFISPSMIESKYRGEPEKLVARLFKEARKDEGWKATIIFVDEVDAFFANREMSHRDLSSGLKSEFLNIMSGITSDATKNIFFMGATNYKSIIDEAFLRRMGKQKEFPIPNEFDVFEMLKSICQDWAKDTNMERFLKNIAKILSDRKTSQFFITEICRTIVRRGGHKKANVFCLFSNLVINAEQIRSLKMQQYEQENQGSPSYEMGKAQEFKFNLDDFDFDRYGFEVKED; this is translated from the coding sequence ATGGAGGTTGAGAATttcaaagaaattgaaaatcAAAAGATCGTTTATTTAGTCAACAAAGAACCAAAAAGAACATTGCTCGATACTATAAGAACCGTGTTTGGAATTGCGTTCGCAATTGTTAATTTGGTTTCTTTTGTGCTTGCATTATGTTTTCTTCCtaaaattctaaatttcTTTGCAAATGGGCCTAGCAATGAACAAGGCGAGGcagaatttttttcttatcaTACAGCTAAAGATTTTTCAGACATTCAATATTATGGGCGGGCTGATATGTTTACTTCAATTATAAGTGATATGATGGAATCTATCAATTTATCGACGTCCAAAAACCCAAAAGAACTGATAGGGTTATCAGACACATGtcgtaattttttattgtacgGTCCTTCTGGTACTGGCAAAAcacattttattaaaagattgGTTTACTTGTTAAatgaaaaactaaaaaaaaagtacaAAGAGAACAAAGATATTGTTAGAGCCTATTTTATATCACCAAGTATGATTGAAAGTAAGTATAGAGGGGAACCTGAAAAACTCGTTGCTCGCTTATTTAAAGAAGCTAGAAAAGATGAAGGCTGGAAAGCgacaattatttttgttgatGAGGTTGATGCTTTTTTCGCCAACCGAGAAATGAGCCATAGAGATCTCAGTAGTGGGCTGAAGTCTGAGtttctaaatattatgaGCGGTATAACTTCAGATGcaactaaaaatatattttttatgggAGCTACTAATTATAAGAGTATAATTGATGAAGCATTTCTAAGACGAATGGGCAAACAAAAGGAATTTCCAATACCAAATGAATTTGATGTTTTTGAAATGTTGAAAAGTATTTGTCAAGACTGGGCAAAAGATACAAATATGGAAAGATtcctaaaaaatatagccAAGATTTTATCAGATAGAAAGACATCgcagttttttattacagaAATCTGTAGAACTATAGTTCGAAGAGGTGGACATAAAAAGGCGAACGTATTTTGCCTATTTTCAAATCTTGTAATCAATGCCGAGCAAATAAGGAGCCTGAAAATGCAACAATATGAACAAGAAAACCAAGGCTCACCTTCATATGAAATGGGGAAAGCACAggaatttaaatttaatttagacGATTTCGATTTTGATAGATACGGGTTTGAAGTGAAAGaagattaa
- a CDS encoding putative SP-containing membrane protein has protein sequence MFILCLTVLIELLSASNLSNYINTNNINTTESNFEIVQSPLAERPELYPNMLLQTVNEFDYLSLERTSDIFPTKNETVVAPKHPQLMLANENKKLLELEIDVPIHEQLKIKGVIVARKSKVKGKNKQDKLDKKETKIENFRNHIHFILGFFAVVGMIRFVISKAKN, from the coding sequence atgtttattttatgtttaacAGTATTAATCGAATTATTATCAGCAAGTAATTTATCTAATTACATTAATACgaacaatataaataccaCAGAATCTAATTTTGAGATAGTACAATCTCCGTTAGCTGAAAGGCCTGAACTCTATCCCAATATGCTATTGCAAACGGTTAATGAATTTGATTATCTATCACTTGAACGTACTAGTGATATTTTTCctacaaaaaatgaaacagTTGTCGCACCCAAACACCCTCAATTAATGTTAGctaatgaaaataaaaaattgcttGAGCTTGAGATTGATGTTCCTATACACGAAcaattgaaaataaaaggcGTGATTGTAGCCAGAAAGTCTAAAGTAAAaggtaaaaataaacaagacAAGTtggataaaaaagaaactaaaatagaaaattttagaaaccACATACATTTCATCTTAGGATTTTTTGCAGTTGTTGGTATGATAAGATTTGTTATTTCTAAAGCAAAAAACtaa